The genome window CGCAGTCAAAAATGATATAGTGAATGATTGTATTGAAAAGATGGTGGAAGCTGATGGAATTATTCTCGGTTCACCAACATATTTCGCCGATATAACCTCAGAAATGAAGGCTCTGATAGAACGTGCGGGATTTACCGCAATGGCCAATGGTTCCATGTTCAAGCGAAAAGTAGGCGCCGCTGTGGTTGCGGTGCGAAGGGGAGGCGCAATACATGTTTTTGACTCGATCAATCATTTCTTCCTTATCAATCAGATAGTCGTTCCAGGTTCAAGTTACTGGAACATGGGCATGGGAAGAGAAATTGGGGATGTTGATAAAGACGAAGAAGGAATCCGGAATATGAAGAATCTCGGAGAGAATATGGCATGGCTGCTTAAGAAAATAAGAAGTGATTGATTTGATTTTGTCTTAAGACCTGACACCTATCTCTCCCCGTATACTGGCTGAATTCCCACTGCCGCTTTTTGAAACCCCCGGTTTAGGTAACCGAAAAGAATAATAGAACCCTCTCTGTATATCGAGATTGATGCCATCTGAAAAATGCACCTTCTGTTCGGGAGACAAATGCACAGCAGCAAACCTTGAGCCATGCGACTTCAAGGGTGATAATTTCAAAGAGTGCCTGCGCTACCGTCTCTATTTCATAAGACCGCAGGCTATGCAGTTCCGTTAATTATCGAAGCTGAAAAAATAGCTTTCAGAAACGTATCTATATACAGATTCGTGCCATCAGTACTCATAGGGTTCATCATATGTCAGCGAATTTTATCATCATCGGCACTTTTCAATCTCTTTTGCTATTTTTTCGGCTTCCGTTCCGGGAGTCTTTGAGCCATAAATTGTTCGCCCAGCTATAACATAATCTGCACCAGCCTTTATGGCATCTGCTGCACTTCCTCCCTGCGCGCCCACGCCTGGCGAGATTATCGTCAGACTCCCGACAATACTTCGTATCTGCTTTATTCTTTCAGGGCGCGTTGCAGGAGCCACCACGCCCTGTGCTTTGCAATCAACTGCAAGAGCCGCAATCTCAAGGGCTTTTGGCGCCATGAACTCTACTGCCCCCGGATGGCTCATTTCCGTAACAACATATATCTCCCCTTTGTATTCCTGCGCCGTTTTCACGCACTCAAGAAGGCTGTCCCTTCCTGTAAAACCATGCACTATAACCGCACTTGCGCCTGCCTCAAACGCCTGTCTGCATATAATCTGCGCTGTGTTTGGGATGTCAGCCACCTTAAAATCCGCAATTACAGGCGCAAATTCGCAAATCCTGTCAATTATCCCAAGTCCTGCCCCAAGAACAAGCGGGTAGCCTATCTTGATGGCATCCACATGCTTTGCTGCGGCTTTGGATATAGAGACGGCTTTATTTTCATCTGTAACATCAAGGGCAAGGATAAGGCGCGTTTTCCTGCGTACTGGCTGCATAGCAATCATAACGTTTCTCAATCTCTTTAATATTGCCGTGAAGTTAGAAAACAATTTAAGCAATAGGATAATGTCTGACCCTGAAATATGGATGAAGTCAAAAGAATAGAACAATTAAAAAAAGAAAAAAATGCAATCATCCTTGCGCATAACTACCAGCGCGGGGATGTGCAGGATATCGCTGACTTTGTAGGGGATTCCTTCGGCTTGAGCCAGAAAGCCGCTTCTCACGCGGCTTCCGTTATTGTCTTTTGCGGTGTGGATTTCATGGCAGAGAGTGCTGCAATCCTCTGCCCGAAAAAAACCGTGCTCATGCCAGAGCTCAGCGCCCAGTGCCCGATGGCTGCCATGATAACCGCCGAGTTATTAAGACAGGAGAAGGAAAAATATCCAGAAGCTGCTGTCGTTTGTTACGTGAATACCCCCGCATCGGTTAAAGCCGAAAGCGATATATGCTGCACTTCTGCGAACGCCGTTAAAGTGGTGGACTCATTGGCTGAAGATGAGATAATCTTCGTCCCTGATAAAAATCTTGCCCTGTATGTTGCAGCCCATACAAAAAAGAAAATCATTCCCTGGAACGGGTACTGTCCCACCCACCACCTTATACTGCCAGGCGATATACTGCTTGAAAAAGAGGAGCATCCCGATGCCGAGGTGCTGGTTCATCCCGAGTGTAGACCCGATGTCATAACCCTTGCTGATAAGGTGCTGAGCACTGAGGGCATGTTAAAATATGCCGGGCTTTCCGCATCGCGGGAGTTCATCATAGGCACTGAGGTCGGACTTTTACACCGCCTGGGCAAAGAAAATCCCGATAAGACCTTCATTCCCGCAACACGATATGCCGTCTGTCCGAATATGAAAATGAACACACTGCAGAGCATTATCCGCTCCCTTGAAAGAAACGAGCATGTGATAAAAGTCCCTGAGGACATAAGGATTAAAGCAAAACTTGCACTTGACAGGATGCTGGAAGTGGGAAGGGGCGACTGAAACTACAATACGCCTTTTGTGCTCGGAACACCTACCCCGCTTAACCTGGTTGCTCTTTTTAATGCAATCCCGAATGCCTTGAAGAGCGCTTCATTTTTATGATGGTCGTTCTCCCCCTTAACATCCATATGCGCGTTAATTCCCGCATTGCTTGTTAGTGATTCAAAAAAATGCCGGGTATTCTGAGGATTGAAGCCCCCTATTTTCCCGCCAAACGATGCCTCGAAGGCAAGAAAACTCCGCCCGCTCAGGTCTATTGCAACTGTGGCAAGCGCTTCATCCATGGGCACGCTTGCTTCACCAAAGCGCTCAATCCCTTTTTTGTCCCCCAGTGCCTTCTCTAGCGCACTGCCAAGTGCTATGCCAACGTCTTCTATGGTATGGTGGTCATCCACGCTGAGATCCCCTCGCGCCTTTACAGCGAGGTCAAAGGAGCCGTGCTTTGCAAAAGAGTTGAGCATATGGTCAAAGAATGCTATGCCTGTGTTGATATCGGTATTTCCCGAACCTTCCAGGGATAATTTCACTTCTATCTCGGTCTCGTTTGTTTTCCGGGTTACTTTCGATGAGCGCATGGTGGGTTTTATTATTTGGTTAGAATATAAAGGTATTGCAATTAACAGAAAGTTTCTTAACTCGATAAAGATATTATTTGTTCATATGATTCGCCAGAGATTCGTTCTTGATACCAGCGCCCTGACAGATACGCAGACAAGGGAACTTGAAGGCGGTACTCTTTGTATCGCAATGGGAGGCATCCTTGATATCATAGCCGAGGTGCGCCTGCATCTCGGGATTAGCTGCTACATCCCGTATCCTTCCGTGTATAATGAGCTGAGGGAATTTGCAAAGAACAACGGCTGCGATGAGGAGACGCTGGCAAAAATAGATACGTGGCTTGTCAAAAAAACCCCGGACAGGTATGAAGTGAAAATCCCCTCCAAGATTTTCTATGATTACGTGGATTTCATGCGCGGCAGGATCAACAAAGGGATGAACGTGGCAGAGGATGCAATATGGGAGTCAGCTACAGAGTGCCTCTTCCGCACCACCAAAGCGCGCTCAAAGCACGAGATCGAGCCTGAGATCGAGCGAAATGTGATAGGCGGGATCATCAACAACTTCCGGGATAAATACAGGAACGCCCTGCGATACGGAATCCTTGACAGCGCCCCGGATATTGATGTGTTACTGCTTGCAAAAGAGCTTGATGCTGCAGTCGTGGCAAGCGATATCGGTATCCAGAAATGGGCAGAGCAGCTCGGTCTTCGTTTCGTGGAGGCGAAATCTTTTCCTGCGATGATGAAAGAATACCTAAAACGCATAAAACCTGAAAAAATAGCAAGCACGGTATAGCATGAACATCTATCTCTATATCGCACTTTTCGGTTTTGCAGCAATTATTTTCCTGACGCTTCGCGATATTCGCATCTTCCATCGCACTAAAATTGAATCATACAGGAAAGGCGCGATGCGCGGCATGGTTGCGGGGGTGCTTGCTTGGGTGGGCATGCTTGTTACTGCGGCAAATCCTGAAAATCCATTGATCGGGCTTACCATAGTGCTTGTTGCTGTTTATATCAATGGAAAAGGCAAACGTGAGGATGTGTTCGGGGATGCGCCTTTGATTAAGAGGGTGCTTGGGGAGACTAAAGTTAAAAATAAGTATGCGTTTTTTGCTGATCATGGTAAGATCTAAACCTCTATCATTTTCCTGAACTGAGCCGCTGGGTCTTTTTTCTCTCTGATTTTTTCTGCAATCATGTCCTTTTTCTCAGTGAAATGATATGGACGTATAATTTGTGAAAAAATAGTTTTCTTAGAGATTAAAACAACGGATTCATTATGTTATAGTGAAGTCCGGAGCAATATAACAATAAATTTTAAATACTATCTCATCATGTAAAGATATGGGTGAGGTGCGAGTAGTTACTAGGACGAAATACATCGAACCAACTTAAAGGGAGGATATTATGGCTGGTACAGAAGGACAGGAATTATCAAATATAAATTTTGAATCAATGATTGGCGGCCCGTTGAACG of Candidatus Methanoperedens sp. contains these proteins:
- the nadA gene encoding quinolinate synthase NadA; protein product: MDEVKRIEQLKKEKNAIILAHNYQRGDVQDIADFVGDSFGLSQKAASHAASVIVFCGVDFMAESAAILCPKKTVLMPELSAQCPMAAMITAELLRQEKEKYPEAAVVCYVNTPASVKAESDICCTSANAVKVVDSLAEDEIIFVPDKNLALYVAAHTKKKIIPWNGYCPTHHLILPGDILLEKEEHPDAEVLVHPECRPDVITLADKVLSTEGMLKYAGLSASREFIIGTEVGLLHRLGKENPDKTFIPATRYAVCPNMKMNTLQSIIRSLERNEHVIKVPEDIRIKAKLALDRMLEVGRGD
- a CDS encoding RNA ligase partner protein; this translates as MIRQRFVLDTSALTDTQTRELEGGTLCIAMGGILDIIAEVRLHLGISCYIPYPSVYNELREFAKNNGCDEETLAKIDTWLVKKTPDRYEVKIPSKIFYDYVDFMRGRINKGMNVAEDAIWESATECLFRTTKARSKHEIEPEIERNVIGGIINNFRDKYRNALRYGILDSAPDIDVLLLAKELDAAVVASDIGIQKWAEQLGLRFVEAKSFPAMMKEYLKRIKPEKIASTV
- a CDS encoding flavodoxin family protein, with the protein product MKVVAFNGSARKQGNTAILINHVFSELEKVGIETELVELAGRKIQGCTACYKCFETKDRKCAVKNDIVNDCIEKMVEADGIILGSPTYFADITSEMKALIERAGFTAMANGSMFKRKVGAAVVAVRRGGAIHVFDSINHFFLINQIVVPGSSYWNMGMGREIGDVDKDEEGIRNMKNLGENMAWLLKKIRSD
- the pyrF gene encoding orotidine-5'-phosphate decarboxylase, with amino-acid sequence MQPVRRKTRLILALDVTDENKAVSISKAAAKHVDAIKIGYPLVLGAGLGIIDRICEFAPVIADFKVADIPNTAQIICRQAFEAGASAVIVHGFTGRDSLLECVKTAQEYKGEIYVVTEMSHPGAVEFMAPKALEIAALAVDCKAQGVVAPATRPERIKQIRSIVGSLTIISPGVGAQGGSAADAIKAGADYVIAGRTIYGSKTPGTEAEKIAKEIEKCR
- the hisB gene encoding imidazoleglycerol-phosphate dehydratase HisB; translation: MRSSKVTRKTNETEIEVKLSLEGSGNTDINTGIAFFDHMLNSFAKHGSFDLAVKARGDLSVDDHHTIEDVGIALGSALEKALGDKKGIERFGEASVPMDEALATVAIDLSGRSFLAFEASFGGKIGGFNPQNTRHFFESLTSNAGINAHMDVKGENDHHKNEALFKAFGIALKRATRLSGVGVPSTKGVL